A section of the Deltaproteobacteria bacterium genome encodes:
- a CDS encoding VOC family protein — MATYTGINHLAMATGDMDATIRFWRDLLGMRLVAGLGRPGYRHYFFEISAHDMIAFFEWPHVEKIPEKDHGVPVKGLFAFDHVSFEVKTEEDLWELKAKLEAADIWVSEVMDHGFIHSIYAFDPNHIPIEFSAPVPGVDIRNHPKMKDSAPTTVSRQGPDPQPGVWPEGAETTPPEDRRVYPGEGRVLAEKDKDES, encoded by the coding sequence ATGGCAACCTATACCGGTATCAATCATCTTGCCATGGCCACCGGGGACATGGATGCCACGATCCGTTTCTGGCGGGATCTGCTCGGGATGCGGCTGGTGGCAGGGCTTGGAAGGCCGGGATACCGGCACTACTTCTTTGAGATATCGGCCCATGATATGATCGCCTTCTTCGAGTGGCCCCATGTGGAAAAAATCCCTGAAAAGGATCACGGGGTCCCTGTCAAGGGCCTTTTTGCCTTTGACCACGTTTCGTTTGAGGTGAAGACAGAAGAAGATCTGTGGGAATTAAAGGCAAAACTGGAGGCCGCCGACATCTGGGTTTCCGAGGTCATGGACCACGGGTTCATCCACTCCATCTATGCCTTTGATCCCAACCATATTCCCATTGAGTTCAGCGCCCCGGTACCGGGCGTGGACATCCGGAACCACCCTAAAATGAAGGACAGTGCACCCACGACCGTGTCGCGGCAAGGGCCTGATCCACAGCCCGGGGTTTGGCCCGAGGGAGCGGAGACAACGCCGCCTGAAGACCGAAGGGTCTACCCTGGTGAGGGGAGGGTCCTGGCCGAAAAGGATAAGGATGAATCCTGA
- a CDS encoding HEAT repeat domain-containing protein, which produces MDIKRALDALDQMPPRRVINPLFSILYQGDDRLRWTAITAMGRVVGRLADEDREAARVIMRRLMWNLNDESGGIGWGSPEAMGEILACHEGLAQEYAPILLSYAREDGNYLELEMLQRGLLWGIARLAQARPRLVQGAVLHLVPYLESKDPAVRGMAAHIMGLLEVWEARGDLQSLTEDEAEFQTWADCRVVHRRVNHMAKEALKRLSVSESNRLNRKGDLL; this is translated from the coding sequence ATGGATATAAAACGGGCACTGGATGCATTGGATCAGATGCCTCCCCGCCGGGTGATCAACCCGCTCTTTTCCATCCTCTACCAGGGGGATGACCGGCTCAGGTGGACCGCCATAACAGCCATGGGCCGGGTGGTGGGACGGCTTGCCGACGAGGACCGGGAGGCGGCCAGGGTCATCATGCGCCGGCTCATGTGGAACCTCAACGACGAATCAGGAGGCATCGGATGGGGGTCGCCGGAGGCCATGGGGGAGATCCTGGCATGCCACGAGGGCCTTGCCCAAGAATATGCCCCCATACTCTTATCCTACGCAAGAGAGGACGGCAATTATCTGGAACTCGAGATGCTGCAGCGGGGCCTCCTCTGGGGGATTGCACGGCTGGCCCAGGCGAGACCCCGCCTGGTTCAGGGTGCGGTTTTACACCTGGTTCCCTACCTTGAATCGAAGGACCCGGCTGTGAGGGGGATGGCTGCGCACATCATGGGCCTTCTCGAGGTTTGGGAGGCTCGCGGGGATCTTCAGTCTTTGACCGAGGATGAAGCAGAGTTCCAAACCTGGGCGGATTGCAGGGTCGTCCATCGACGGGTCAACCACATGGCGAAGGAGGCCCTCAAGAGGCTGTCGGTTTCAGAGAGTAACCGGTTAAACAGGAAAGGAGATTTGTTATGA
- a CDS encoding YeeE/YedE family protein, giving the protein MNERYANPYVIGVLLGLVLLFSFYTMGRGVGSSSTFSRIAAAGIDLTASDHAKQITYFSKYLSRERSPLMAWLVFLTLGAGLGGLFSAFISHRIRGEVLRGPSIGVSARLWLALAGGILSGFAARLARGCTSGQALTGASELAFGSWVFMFSIFAGAYAMAYFFRKEWL; this is encoded by the coding sequence ATGAATGAACGGTATGCCAATCCCTATGTTATCGGCGTGTTGCTCGGCCTTGTCCTGCTGTTTTCCTTTTACACTATGGGAAGGGGGGTCGGCTCATCCTCCACCTTTTCCAGGATTGCTGCCGCAGGGATCGATCTGACGGCGTCCGATCACGCAAAGCAGATCACATATTTTTCAAAATACCTTTCGAGAGAGCGTTCTCCCCTCATGGCCTGGCTGGTTTTCCTGACCTTGGGCGCCGGGCTCGGCGGCCTGTTTTCTGCCTTTATCTCCCATAGAATCCGGGGAGAGGTGCTGCGGGGTCCTTCCATAGGGGTCTCTGCCCGGCTGTGGCTTGCCCTGGCCGGAGGGATCCTCTCCGGGTTTGCCGCCAGGCTGGCCCGGGGGTGTACCAGCGGCCAGGCCTTGACCGGTGCATCCGAGCTGGCCTTTGGGAGCTGGGTCTTCATGTTCTCCATCTTTGCCGGGGCATATGCAATGGCATATTTCTTCAGAAAGGAGTGGCTATAA
- a CDS encoding YeeE/YedE family protein, translating into MGPLYKFGWFDFAYSLQIAGLIGFLFGFVLERAGFGNARKLTAIFYLRDFAVLKVMFTAIVVCMIGLLYFSVFGWIDLSRVYLLPTYIWPQIVGGLVLGIGFVMGGYCPTTSVVATVSGKLDGLVFTGGMILGSFIFAELFPLLKGFYEAGSMGPVRLSDVLRIHSGLVAFLVCLMAVGAYWGVEKVEQRFGDRETLPRGSKRVKRTAAAVLIFLGLILAIVNPDRMTAQRATAGPVGPVKKSEPMETTAPKAEKPASSGFQIVEDEGC; encoded by the coding sequence ATGGGACCGCTGTACAAGTTCGGATGGTTTGACTTTGCCTACAGTCTTCAGATTGCCGGGCTCATCGGATTTCTGTTTGGGTTTGTCCTGGAAAGGGCGGGGTTCGGGAACGCCAGAAAACTCACCGCCATTTTTTATCTGAGAGATTTTGCCGTATTGAAGGTCATGTTCACCGCCATTGTGGTATGCATGATAGGCCTTTTGTATTTTTCAGTGTTCGGCTGGATCGATCTCAGCCGGGTCTATCTCCTCCCCACATACATCTGGCCGCAGATCGTGGGGGGTCTTGTCCTGGGCATCGGGTTTGTCATGGGTGGGTACTGCCCCACCACTTCGGTGGTGGCCACGGTCTCGGGAAAGCTGGACGGTCTTGTTTTTACCGGGGGAATGATACTGGGATCATTCATCTTTGCCGAACTCTTTCCCCTGCTCAAAGGTTTCTACGAAGCCGGTTCCATGGGGCCTGTCCGCCTTTCAGACGTCCTTCGCATCCATTCCGGCCTGGTCGCCTTTCTCGTATGTCTGATGGCCGTCGGTGCCTACTGGGGGGTTGAGAAGGTGGAGCAGCGGTTTGGGGACAGGGAGACCCTTCCACGCGGATCCAAGAGGGTAAAGCGAACGGCCGCGGCAGTCCTCATTTTTCTGGGGCTCATCCTGGCCATTGTCAATCCGGACCGGATGACTGCTCAACGGGCCACGGCAGGGCCGGTCGGACCGGTCAAAAAAAGCGAGCCGATGGAGACCACAGCCCCGAAAGCGGAAAAACCCGCATCCTCCGGCTTCCAGATTGTGGAAGACGAAGGATGCTGA
- a CDS encoding sigma 54-interacting transcriptional regulator, translating to MPYPYEKIPPELLDALLENPHESQILVDRDGIIHFISIHSEEFYAMSQDDAVGRHILEMNPESLLPRVIETGKAEMGRVLKMGGKERIVARIPLKDRNGKVVGAVGKLMFWHMEQVKDLVRQVEILEDRLDYYQKELQAIYSDWFALERVVGESPAMRQAKAVAAQAAASDLSVLITGETGTGKEIFAHAIHQLGARRNKPFVKVNCAAIPHELFESEMFGYEAGAFTGASRRGKPGKFELADGGTIFLDEVGDLPLPMQVKLLRAIQERTVERLGGTRVLSLDFRVIAATNRDLKALISKGLFRQDLYYRLNIFHLETPPLRTIPEDIRRLAYHILSEVGKERKIRTGPITPEAMSRLVSSPWPGNVRELRNVIERSMAAAGEGPLKEEHLPMDLLEEVPEDRDDPGPPRALREEMAKAERLILQRALRHAGGNRSRAARILGIHRTGLYQKIKTHGLE from the coding sequence ATGCCCTATCCCTATGAAAAAATTCCTCCCGAGCTGTTGGACGCCCTCCTGGAAAACCCCCATGAATCCCAGATCCTGGTAGACCGTGACGGCATTATCCATTTTATCAGCATCCACAGCGAAGAGTTCTATGCCATGTCACAGGACGATGCGGTGGGCCGGCATATCCTGGAAATGAACCCGGAAAGCCTCCTTCCCCGGGTGATTGAGACCGGAAAGGCGGAGATGGGCCGTGTCCTGAAGATGGGCGGCAAGGAACGGATCGTGGCCCGCATCCCCTTGAAGGACCGCAACGGCAAGGTCGTCGGGGCAGTGGGGAAACTCATGTTCTGGCATATGGAGCAGGTCAAGGATCTGGTTCGCCAGGTGGAAATCCTGGAGGATCGACTCGACTATTATCAGAAAGAACTTCAGGCCATCTATTCGGACTGGTTTGCACTGGAACGGGTGGTGGGCGAATCGCCGGCCATGCGGCAGGCCAAGGCCGTGGCGGCCCAGGCGGCCGCATCAGACCTCTCCGTGCTCATCACCGGGGAGACCGGAACGGGAAAGGAGATATTTGCCCACGCGATCCATCAGCTCGGTGCACGGCGCAACAAGCCGTTTGTCAAGGTGAACTGCGCCGCCATTCCCCACGAGCTGTTCGAGTCGGAGATGTTCGGCTATGAGGCCGGGGCCTTTACCGGGGCCAGCCGGAGGGGCAAACCCGGCAAATTCGAGCTTGCGGATGGCGGCACGATCTTTCTGGACGAAGTGGGGGATTTGCCGTTACCGATGCAGGTCAAACTCCTGCGGGCCATTCAGGAGAGAACAGTAGAACGCCTGGGGGGGACCCGGGTCCTGAGCCTGGATTTCCGCGTCATCGCAGCCACCAACCGGGACCTGAAAGCGCTCATTTCCAAGGGGCTCTTTCGACAGGACCTCTACTATCGCCTCAACATCTTCCATCTGGAAACGCCCCCCCTCAGGACCATTCCTGAAGACATCCGCCGCCTCGCCTATCACATCCTCTCGGAAGTCGGGAAAGAAAGAAAAATCCGGACAGGTCCCATCACGCCGGAGGCCATGTCCCGGTTGGTCTCCTCCCCCTGGCCGGGAAACGTCCGGGAACTCAGGAACGTAATCGAACGGTCCATGGCCGCGGCAGGAGAAGGCCCCTTAAAAGAGGAGCACCTCCCGATGGATCTGCTGGAGGAGGTCCCCGAAGACAGGGATGATCCAGGACCGCCCCGGGCCTTGAGGGAAGAAATGGCCAAGGCCGAGCGTCTGATCCTCCAACGGGCGCTTCGCCATGCCGGCGGTAACCGAAGCCGGGCAGCCCGGATTCTGGGAATTCATAGGACCGGGCTTTACCAGAAAATAAAGACCCATGGCCTGGAATGA
- a CDS encoding acyl-CoA dehydrogenase family protein has protein sequence MDYEIPESIRMMLDTIRRFVRQDLEPISQKVEDEDRIPDNIVQAMRELGLFGLSIPEAYGGLGLGVLGECMVYEELSKVNACFRTRIGTNNGIGSQGIVIDGTEEQKETYLPRLASGEWIGVFALTEPEAGSDASNIQTTAEQRGDTWILNGRKHFITNGDIADVITVFAVTDKAKRAKGGITAFLVEKNYPGFFVGAIERKMGMRGSHTCELIFDACEIPARNVIGGSSMVGQGFKTAMKVLDKGRLTMGASALGSAQRLLELSLDYAKQRVQFNQPIAGFQAIQFMLADMATQIYAGRQMLYHAARLRDQRGTAVVKEASMVKLFCTEMANRVADMAVQIHGGMGYMKDFPVERYYRDLRLTRIYEGTSEIQRLVISRELLKGK, from the coding sequence ATGGATTATGAAATTCCCGAATCTATACGCATGATGCTGGATACGATCCGGCGTTTCGTCAGGCAGGACCTCGAACCCATCAGCCAGAAGGTGGAGGATGAAGACCGGATCCCGGACAACATTGTTCAGGCCATGCGGGAACTGGGGCTTTTTGGTCTCTCTATCCCCGAGGCCTACGGCGGTCTGGGACTGGGCGTTCTGGGGGAATGCATGGTATATGAAGAGCTGTCCAAGGTCAATGCCTGTTTCCGTACCCGGATCGGCACCAACAACGGGATCGGTTCCCAGGGGATCGTCATAGACGGCACCGAGGAGCAAAAAGAGACCTACCTCCCCCGCCTGGCCTCGGGCGAGTGGATCGGTGTTTTTGCCCTGACCGAACCGGAGGCCGGCAGCGACGCGTCCAACATCCAGACCACCGCTGAACAACGCGGTGACACATGGATTCTCAATGGCCGGAAGCACTTCATCACCAACGGGGATATCGCCGATGTCATCACCGTCTTTGCGGTCACCGACAAGGCCAAGCGGGCCAAAGGCGGGATCACGGCCTTTCTGGTGGAAAAAAATTATCCGGGGTTCTTTGTGGGCGCCATCGAGCGCAAAATGGGCATGCGGGGGAGCCACACCTGCGAACTGATCTTCGACGCCTGCGAAATCCCGGCCCGGAATGTCATCGGCGGGTCGTCCATGGTGGGTCAGGGTTTCAAGACGGCCATGAAGGTCCTGGATAAGGGACGTCTGACCATGGGCGCATCCGCCCTGGGTTCGGCCCAACGCCTTCTGGAACTCTCTCTGGATTATGCAAAACAGCGGGTTCAGTTCAACCAGCCGATTGCGGGATTCCAGGCCATTCAGTTCATGCTGGCCGACATGGCGACCCAGATCTATGCGGGCCGTCAGATGCTCTACCATGCGGCACGGCTGAGGGACCAGCGGGGGACCGCGGTGGTCAAGGAGGCATCCATGGTCAAGCTTTTCTGTACCGAGATGGCCAATCGGGTGGCGGACATGGCCGTACAGATCCACGGCGGCATGGGATACATGAAGGACTTCCCTGTGGAGCGGTATTACCGGGACCTGCGTCTCACCCGCATTTACGAAGGGACCAGCGAGATCCAGCGGCTGGTCATTTCACGCGAACTCCTGAAAGGAAAATAG
- a CDS encoding 3-hydroxyacyl-CoA dehydrogenase family protein, whose amino-acid sequence MAIGSIFIMGSGLMGAGIGQVCAQANIRVTLCDLSQEVLDRAMKGISWSVGKFLEKGKVEGTLDDIMGRISPTTSIEAAAGADMVMEAVFENIDVKREVFARLSPVISEHALVATNTSAIPITELAAGIPRPERFLGLHFFNPVPMMAAVEVIRGMATSDEAFAAGRQFVLDMGKEPILVHRDVAGFVINRINFPSTMEAMRLVEEGVTSVEDVDKGLRLAAGRRMGIFETGDMVGLDVTYGAMMAIYQETGDPRWYPPLLLRRKVKAGQLGKKTGRGWYVYGPDGERLGPADDH is encoded by the coding sequence ATGGCGATAGGAAGCATCTTCATTATGGGAAGCGGTCTTATGGGGGCCGGTATCGGCCAGGTCTGCGCCCAGGCAAACATCCGGGTGACCCTGTGCGACCTCTCACAAGAGGTCCTGGACAGGGCCATGAAAGGCATCTCCTGGTCTGTGGGCAAGTTCCTGGAAAAGGGGAAGGTGGAGGGGACCCTGGATGACATCATGGGCCGCATTTCACCCACCACGTCTATTGAGGCCGCTGCGGGGGCCGATATGGTGATGGAGGCGGTTTTTGAAAACATCGATGTGAAACGGGAGGTGTTCGCCAGGCTGAGTCCCGTGATTTCGGAACATGCCCTGGTGGCCACCAACACCAGCGCCATCCCCATTACCGAGCTGGCCGCGGGCATCCCCCGGCCGGAGCGGTTTTTGGGTCTCCATTTTTTCAATCCCGTGCCCATGATGGCCGCCGTGGAGGTGATTCGCGGAATGGCCACCAGTGATGAGGCCTTTGCCGCAGGAAGGCAGTTTGTGCTCGACATGGGAAAGGAGCCCATCCTGGTCCACCGGGACGTGGCCGGATTCGTCATCAACCGGATCAACTTCCCTTCGACCATGGAGGCCATGCGCCTGGTGGAAGAAGGCGTCACCTCTGTAGAAGACGTGGACAAAGGCCTCCGCCTGGCCGCGGGCCGGCGCATGGGCATCTTCGAGACCGGGGATATGGTGGGCCTGGATGTCACCTACGGGGCCATGATGGCCATATATCAGGAGACCGGCGATCCCCGCTGGTACCCGCCGCTCCTGTTGCGGCGCAAGGTCAAGGCGGGACAATTGGGGAAAAAGACCGGCCGGGGATGGTATGTGTACGGCCCGGATGGAGAACGTCTGGGACCGGCCGACGACCACTGA
- a CDS encoding acetyl-CoA C-acetyltransferase codes for MREAVILSAARTPVGRFGGTLKAVTDRDIAGLVLKTSIERAGIRPDQVEEVIFSQQYRTGVLPPNMARPIAIDAGIPIEVPEYTVAKACGGSLKTVFLAAQAVKAGDADLLAAGGVEHMSNAAYLIPTGRWGARLGHAQLMDQLVLFDPISGNTMGETAENVAERWQVNREDQDRFALESQQKAARALEQNLFEEEIVPVSIPQKKGDPVRFAMDEHPRPGTTLEALARLTPVFRQGGSVTAGNSSGMNDGAACVIVASREKARELGLKPLVSIVGYASMGVEPAVMGIGPIYATRKVLEKTGLTLNDIDLVELNEAFASQSLACIRELGLDPKKVNVNGGAIALGHPISATGGVILTKLIYEMRRQGSRYGLATMCLGGGQGVALIVQNEGE; via the coding sequence ATGAGAGAAGCAGTCATTCTGAGCGCGGCACGCACGCCGGTGGGGAGGTTCGGCGGGACCCTCAAGGCGGTGACCGACCGGGACATCGCCGGGCTGGTCCTGAAAACGTCCATTGAACGGGCCGGCATCCGGCCGGACCAGGTGGAAGAGGTCATCTTTTCCCAGCAGTACCGCACCGGCGTTCTCCCCCCCAATATGGCCCGGCCCATCGCCATCGATGCCGGGATTCCCATCGAGGTCCCCGAATACACCGTGGCCAAGGCCTGCGGCGGGTCTTTGAAGACGGTCTTTCTGGCGGCCCAGGCCGTCAAGGCGGGAGACGCGGATCTCCTGGCCGCAGGCGGGGTGGAGCACATGTCCAATGCCGCCTACCTGATTCCCACGGGCCGGTGGGGGGCGCGCCTGGGTCATGCACAACTCATGGATCAGCTCGTCCTGTTCGATCCCATCAGCGGCAACACCATGGGCGAGACCGCGGAAAACGTGGCCGAGCGCTGGCAGGTCAACCGGGAAGACCAGGACCGATTCGCCCTGGAAAGCCAGCAAAAGGCGGCCAGGGCCCTGGAGCAAAACCTGTTCGAAGAAGAGATCGTCCCGGTTTCCATCCCCCAGAAAAAGGGCGATCCCGTCCGGTTTGCCATGGACGAACACCCGCGGCCCGGCACCACCCTGGAGGCCCTGGCCAGACTCACGCCGGTCTTCCGGCAGGGCGGTTCGGTGACCGCCGGGAACAGCAGCGGCATGAACGACGGGGCCGCCTGCGTGATCGTGGCCAGCCGGGAAAAGGCCCGGGAACTGGGCCTCAAGCCCCTGGTCTCCATCGTGGGATACGCCTCAATGGGCGTTGAACCTGCGGTCATGGGGATCGGTCCCATTTACGCCACCCGGAAGGTCCTGGAGAAGACCGGATTAACCCTGAATGACATCGATTTGGTGGAACTCAACGAGGCCTTTGCATCCCAGAGCCTGGCCTGCATTCGGGAACTGGGCCTGGACCCAAAAAAGGTGAACGTCAACGGAGGGGCCATCGCCCTGGGACATCCCATCAGCGCCACCGGCGGCGTTATCCTGACCAAGCTCATCTATGAAATGCGCCGGCAGGGCAGCCGTTACGGCCTGGCTACCATGTGCCTGGGCGGAGGGCAGGGAGTGGCTTTGATCGTCCAAAACGAGGGGGAATAG
- a CDS encoding long-chain fatty acid--CoA ligase, with product MDSADRRPDHPAVIFGNQQATYRELDRRTDALAWGLRERGLGPGDIAVLMMPNSIDWIIAYYALAKLGAVVLPVNFLYRTEELTHIFRDSGATAFIGKADHLTYAGPLVLESTRFHLALTSGEETADGFEPLNGLLLDRGPFPVYDVRNDDTLAIIYTSGTTGLAKGAMLTHHSLESNARTVADMRYTEPHDVCLGVLPLFHIYGQTSTLNASLYLGLTIRLWEHFDAEAVFTAIETEESSILIAVPTIFNRLAETAAQTPPVRSSLRFCVSGGASLPVEVLRRFEKAFHVTIYEGYGLTECSPVCVENPYGRPTKPGSIGVPIPGFEARIVDEKDTDVPPGGVGELIVKGPGVMKGYLNQPEATAEALRGGWLHTGDLARQDEDGYIFIVDRKKELIIRGGYNVYPREIEEVLYGHPAVLECAVVGLPHPDLGEEVAAVIVLRPGISTTPEEIRDYVKERVAPYKYPRVVRFVPELPKTNTGKILKRRIRLDGP from the coding sequence ATCGACAGCGCCGACCGCCGGCCGGATCATCCGGCCGTCATCTTCGGCAATCAACAGGCGACCTACCGGGAATTGGATCGTCGAACCGATGCCCTGGCCTGGGGTCTCAGGGAAAGGGGACTGGGCCCGGGGGATATCGCGGTCCTGATGATGCCCAATTCCATCGACTGGATCATCGCTTATTACGCCCTGGCCAAGTTAGGGGCCGTCGTCCTCCCCGTTAACTTTTTGTATCGCACCGAGGAGCTGACCCACATCTTTCGGGATTCGGGGGCCACGGCCTTCATCGGAAAGGCCGACCATCTGACATATGCCGGTCCCCTCGTCCTGGAATCCACCCGATTTCATCTGGCCTTGACCAGTGGAGAAGAGACGGCCGACGGCTTTGAGCCCCTGAACGGCCTTCTCCTGGATCGGGGCCCGTTCCCGGTTTACGACGTCCGGAACGACGACACCCTCGCCATCATCTATACGAGCGGCACCACCGGCCTGGCCAAGGGGGCCATGCTGACCCACCACAGTCTGGAGAGCAACGCCCGGACCGTGGCCGACATGCGTTACACCGAACCCCACGATGTCTGCCTGGGGGTGCTCCCCCTCTTTCACATCTACGGTCAGACCAGCACCCTGAACGCGAGCCTCTATCTGGGCCTGACCATACGCCTCTGGGAGCATTTTGACGCCGAAGCAGTCTTCACGGCCATTGAAACGGAAGAGAGCAGCATCCTGATCGCCGTGCCCACCATCTTCAACCGGCTGGCCGAGACCGCGGCCCAAACGCCCCCGGTCCGATCGTCTCTCAGGTTCTGCGTTTCCGGCGGGGCCTCTTTGCCGGTGGAGGTCCTGAGACGGTTTGAAAAGGCCTTTCACGTCACCATCTACGAGGGATACGGTCTGACCGAATGTTCCCCGGTGTGCGTGGAAAACCCCTATGGACGACCCACCAAACCCGGCTCCATCGGCGTTCCCATCCCCGGTTTCGAGGCCCGCATTGTGGATGAGAAGGATACGGATGTGCCGCCGGGGGGGGTAGGCGAGCTGATCGTCAAGGGACCCGGGGTCATGAAGGGCTACCTCAACCAGCCCGAGGCCACGGCAGAGGCCCTGCGGGGAGGCTGGCTCCACACCGGCGACCTGGCCCGGCAGGACGAGGATGGATACATCTTTATCGTGGACCGGAAAAAAGAGCTGATCATCCGTGGCGGGTACAATGTCTATCCCCGCGAAATCGAGGAGGTGCTCTATGGCCATCCGGCAGTTCTCGAGTGCGCCGTGGTGGGCCTGCCCCACCCGGATTTGGGTGAAGAAGTGGCCGCGGTGATTGTGTTGCGACCGGGCATTTCTACAACACCCGAGGAAATCCGCGATTATGTCAAGGAAAGGGTGGCGCCCTACAAATATCCCAGGGTGGTCCGGTTTGTCCCGGAGCTGCCCAAGACCAACACCGGCAAGATCCTCAAGCGCCGTATCCGATTGGACGGCCCTTGA